The genome window ttctgtgagggtttctattgttttgtttatttccctCATGAACTGAAGGCTACATTCTGCTAATGAGGATGGCCCCAAGCGGTGCATCCTGGAGATTACTGAGATTGTTGTGGATGGCGCCAATTGAAGTACAATGggaatggttttggacctcaatttcacatggacagttgcgctgtggttgctgggactacggttgctgctgtGGCTTTAAAACTGCAATTACCACacgcagttttgcactcaagtctcctttagtgaacagtggattagttcaacaaaacagacttcatataaaaaccataatgaacttccctttactttcgCACTAtgcgttgttacccagatgaggacgggttcccttctgagtctggttcctctcaaggtttcttcctcatatcatcttaggacatttttcctcaccaccggcttgctcaatagggataaattcacacacttaaaatctgtatcctgtgtttatatgtttctgtatagctgctttgagacaatgtccatagtaaaaagcgctatacaaataaaaccgaATCGAATCGAATAGGATTTTCAGCAGGGGCGAGTATACCACTAAAATACTGACACGTATCAAACTCATTTGTAGGAATCATTTTTATTCCAGCTGTTATCATGAGAATAACATTATTGGGTGAAGATATTCTTCATTTTATCAAGTACCTTTATAGCTTATACAGCTGCAAAACCTGTATACAGTGTAAGGTTAAACAAATGTGGTTCCTTATAAGAGATGGTTCCATCTTTAGGAAGCTATCCAAATTCTTCATAACCCCAGTATGAATGAAgtgaaaagtttttttatttgcattactACACACAAAAATTGTACGTCCGCGGTGGGTAATATTGCCGtcttacagctccagggtccccgggTCAGCCCTGAGCTTGGCTCTCCCTATGTGCATGTGGGGTTCCTCCTGGCTCTCCAGATTCCTTCCACCTCCTAAAAACGTAACAGTAGGTGAAGTGGCTGTGTTAAATCACCATCAagtgtgagcgagtgagtgtgaACGGCGCCCTGGCGTCGCATCCAGAATGTACCAAGTTAGCGCCTCATagccagtgttcctgggactGGCCCTGGATCCAGCACAattctgaccaggataaagtccatactgaagatgaatgaattcatcGATTCTTTCAAGCCTACCAACAGATTCAGGGCCAAACAGCAgaaacattcatttgttatGCTGCAAGCAATCCTATAGTATAATCTCTGAAGTGAAATGTAACAAATGAACCGTGTGTGCATTTAGTGACGAtagattttttgttaaaatcaAATCACTAGTGTGAAATCCccatctttttatttaaaaaaataaataaataaaataaaaattaaaaaaacatgcgCTGCAGTTTTTATGTGCAACATCAGTCTTGCAGCCAATAACTTACCGCATGACGGtaatttaaacaaatagatCATTTCCAAGGTCTATTCACTTAAATATCAGTGAAGTAAACTTGAATAAGACCCAAGCAGACTTGACTGATGGATGTTACAGTATGTTTACAGAGCAATGATCATAAAGCACGTGTCATTTTCTGATTATGGAGCTATCCAAACGCAAAGAAAGAGGTAAGAAATAGGTATGAAAAACACCTGAACAGAATCGGACTGGTCAGAAAGCGTAGATTAATTTCcagtaacagcagctcagacagtagttccTGCTGCATTCCTTCTCACGAGTTATCTTTTCTACAGTAACACCTTACACGGTGACGTTTCGAGCTGAGGATCCGCCTAAACGGTTTAATAATCACGTGTAATTGTTGACGTAGTGACGTTTTCAGTGAGGAGACATTAACAGTCACAGGTAAAGCTGTCATGCTTTAATGTAAAGTTTTCAGCATGAAGTTTGAGCGTTCTTGTTTCTCAgtatgacaagctgcatttgtttttgtcttcttcAATTTAAGTGAGAAGACAAGAGATGCTTATAGCGCTTTATAGCTGTTAGAACATAAGTGATAATGGGAACTAACTTGCCTCATGgtcattccacaacattaaacgtaactataaatccATCAAACGTACAaagtgtcgttctttaataaataaacaaattgccatcgttgacatttctgtagtttggcaccctgtccagggtgtaccccgcctcgtgcccgatgctccctgggatacgctccaggttccccgtgaccctgaaaaggagtaagcggtagaagatggatggatggacatttcTGTAGAATGAAGAATGAAATACTTCGGGATGTGccattattggaaaataatcaacccaAGGGACAGAACAGTAAGTATGCTTCGTGTCGGGTTGCATCAAAATACACCGTCACCGATTAATTTCCCTATAACTGCGCACCCCCCAAATGATTAATTCCTCACGTGACGACCTTTAGCTACGCAGCATCTTTATTTCCACAAGCATTCACGTAACCATTTAAGCACAGTGCTTAGTCATCTTATTTCAATTCAACCAAAGCAAGGAGAAAACCTGCTACCTGAACCAAGGTAACTGAGGTAATAAATGCTCGTTTGTGTTCCAAATGTTATGATGAAAAACTCTGGTACATGTTGAAGGCTGTTCTAATTTAGCAACATATGGCTGAGTGATGCTTCAACCTTTTAATGAAGAAGGCTTTTTAGAGCTGTAATCATACTCTAACTGGCACACACCTTCACTGATCATGTGAAAACAGCACAGCTGTGGAAACGAGACGTTCGGTTTAAATAAACActttgaaataaacaaacatcgtGTGGAATATATGCCTACACTTCACTGTACTGCAAAATGAAGGAAACGGATCACAGAGCTGAAACCAAGCCAAGGTTTACCGTCCGATTCCTTTTGGAGATGCACGAATAGTGCAAAAGAACTTCTCAGAAACGTATGGTTCATTTTTATGGCATCTTCTACAGCTTCAGAGGTAGAGAAAGGTGATAATAACCACTGAGGATGCTAAGAAGACGAGATAAGTTTGCAGAAGTTGCAGCGTTGCTGGTGGCTTTGATTGGAAGATTGAGAACCCTTCTCAGAACCCTTTTCGAAGAACCTTAAAATCCAACAGCATGGCGATTGACTTTGATAAACGTGCCACGTTAGTGGAATGTGTATCAATAAGGATAAAATATGGCAGAAGAAGACAACGAGACTACTCCTGCACAAGGTTGAGGGAATGGTGTGCAATAGATCTGCGTTgttttggcctttttttttttttggaagagcACAGGATTTGATGCAGCTGGAGGCAGTGCACTGGGCCAAACATTGATTGAAAGTGTCTAAACACTTGGTCTGGCTGTTTGGCTCATAGGAAACGAGTTGCAGGGAACAATAAactcttcttttcttctgtaaACCTCATGTTTCTAGATAAGCAGAGGATTTAGTGTTGGCAATGGAAGCCTCGTCACGGAAATGCGTTCTGTATATTACCACATCGGTCTGTAACGTTGATGTATCCATGTTTTTCATTATGTAAACTTTTCCTATTGTAGCGATCCATACGGAAGACCTTACCTAACCTGAGCTTTTTTGGTTCGATTCCTGTTCAGGTGTCCAAATGATCTCCTCTATTAAGAGTCTGCCAGATAACCAGCTGTTAATACACAGGAAGCTTAAACACATCCAGAAGAATAATCTGAAACCAGGCATGGTTATTTTGCAGCTGCTTAATTTCACCAATCAGTGGTTTTTCACATTGATAGGCAATTCCTTCAGCAATTGAAACAGAAACTAAATAAATGTTAGGATGTTAAATACATAAGCGACATAAGCTATATCATCCAAGGATGGAAATGGAATAAAAAAGtgataaaaaatgaataaagacaGCACCTCGAGCGTATAATAGAAAAtatctataaaaaggctttaaTCCGCACGGTTATCataattataaacattatacaAAGATAATAAAATTGGTAtgacgggggaaaaaaatgcataatcCCTAAAAAGCTGTTAAGAGTTAAgctttatctttaaaaaaaatgttatcttTAGCTTGATCTTCATCTGTCCCGGctgtttaaaaacattattgttCAAATATATGTATTGCATTCTTATTTCATAATCCTTCCATCAcgttaaaaatttttttaaaaataataataataaaaaaatcgcTTTGTGGTATAATTCTACCCAAATTCATGCGATCTGCTTTAAAACGAGccttttgttgctttttttttttttttttttaaaaacgtcctctctgaagatttaaataataattaaaaataataatacgcCATGGTAGCGTACCACCAAGAAATACGAACAGGAAGTGGTCCATGAACAGTTCATCTCTGCAGTGTCCTCACAGAGGCAGGTCAGGTTTGGCTTGCTGCTTGTCCAGTGTTGGCTGAGCGAATGTGCCGAGTGCAGGCTACCTGAGAGGAGCTCCGGTCGGTGGGCGTTTGGGCCGAGCTGTCCACATGGCTGTGTGCCAAACCAGCCCCCGAGTGCCTACAATTAGCAGAACTGCACTGACAGTTGAAGTACTTCCTTTTAATCTCCCAGTACTGATCTCCATAATCAAACCTTAGGTTAAGAAGAACGAGAAATCAGAACGGGAGGGTGGGGGAGTATGAATTGATCAACAGAATGATAAGAGAAAAGATAAGAAAGACTTACCCCAGCTCATCTCCAGCCCGTATGGGTTTGCAGGAGAACAGCGCGATACGTGGGAAGCGCAGGTCCTGGTGTTTGGTGAACACTCGCACAGGAAACAGATTGGGCTCACACAGGTGGTTCATAAACCTACTGACATTGCCATAGAACTGGGCATCGATGCAGTAGACCTCGCCAACCtgcgagggggaaaaaacaaaacaaattaaaagcaTTTATTTCATCCAAATGGGGgcaaaagtagacaaagaatGTGGCTGAGAACCTACAGCACAGCCTGCTGGCCAGATGCAGCTCAAAGCTCCGATGTCTGCTTTGGACACAGTAGTACAACACTGACCTTATTGTCCAGGTTGAACATGTACGAGTCGTTGTCTCTGATGTTCGCTTCTCCGTCTGAAATGATCTCGCCGgcaaacctacacacacacacacacacacacacacacacacacacacacacaaacaaacagcaacgCCACAGGGAAAAAAACTGATTTGGTCCAAACACCAGGAAATGAATCCcagatgaataattaataataactattatGGTTCCCTTTCTGAGCTCCATTTTGTATTCAATTAAAATCCCTTTTCTGGAGAGGAGACTATTTAAAGGAACACTTCAGCATTTTATATCGAATCTCCATCAACAGCAacgtacactaccggtcaaaagtttgtggacgctcgactgatgtttctcatgatcttaaaaagcttttgatctgaaggtgtgtgattaaatgtttgaaatcggtgccGTAGAcgaaaatataattgtgccgacgtattcatttctttcattagaaaactaacattttatttacaaaaaaatcttaCAAGATGGCTTGGagagaaatattccgaaaagcagccgataagactccagtgtaggtgggaactcctttaatactgtttaaaaatcatctcagggaaataCAATTGAGAAAACGCATTTCTGGAGTTCCTAGACAAAAAGCGTGTCTACTTTTAAATTGCTAAAACATGAAATTAATTTGAtctatttaggattttttttttttaatcacaacataattcccatagttccatttgtgttactccagagttttgatgacgctattattattctaaaatgtagggggggggggggggggggggatcaataaagaatgagggtgtaaacttttgaccggtagtgcaTCTACAGTGCATGTGTGATCAACACGGACATGTAGGATAAGATTCCcatctactgaaaaaaaaaaagaaagaacagaaaacctGTTTACTCAAAACTCACTTAAAGCTGTCAGTCGAAGCTCTAAACCTGTATAACTCATCCTTTAACAGATTCGATCCCACTCTTAGAAACATGAGATGTTAGAAATAAGGGATGTCTCCACTGCTAACAAGTAAAGTACTTCTTGTTACGAAATTTGTATGCctcaaatacccttaaaatataccaTGACCATGTTTGGATGAATggcaaaaaatttattttacgATATTGCACAAAAAATGGCGGACTGATGGAACAATGTTACTTGCAAAATAAATCTTAAGACAGCCAGAAATGTACCTTGAGTGCCTGAACATAAGTATCTTCTGTGCATGGCAAACAGGAAGAAAGCTATTGAATAAAAGCTATTTCAGACACTTGACCttttccaaaatctaatcagttcatctgctggttacaattatcattcaaacattcaaccactcgttTTTGAGATCTTGCTCCGACGATAATATCGGACGGACACACAGACAACCCAAAACCATAATCTCTCCACCCCCTAGTGGCAGAGGAATGAAAAATGAGGGTTCATTTCCTAATGAAAGTTTCTAAGCTTCCTAAAAGAGTTCTTGAAAATCCGTTCTGATAAAGAACCTCGTGAAGTGAAGAATCCTTATAGATACAAATTTACAAAAGTCAAGTGGATTTTTATTGTCactcctctatatagcttgtatacattgggaAAAAATTAGGTTTCTTCAGGACcgtggtgcaacacagaacagtacacAAGACTACACCAGCTGCAAATACACAgcagtgtgagacgagtgcaaaacaataaatacacaggacaatagatACATAGAACATGGAGTGTAAACTGTAAGCTATTGcgtaatgtagcagcacattATTTTATAAGCGAGTATGGAATatggtgtgttttttaaaaaaaattttggacTAACATTGTTGTATAGTAGTGATACCACAAAATGTTCTGGAAACCGGATGGATTGGATAAAACTCATCATTCCTCTTCAGTAGGTGTGCTTTTTTCCCTGGTTAGGCTAGCAGTGGATCTGGAACTGAGGCTGGAATGCACCCTAGATGGGATGCCACGCCTTCACAGGgcaccatgtgcacacacattcacaacagGGGGGATGGAATTTATCAtagtcaatccacctaccaggTTATTTTTAGGAGCTGGGatgaaaccggagaacctggagcaaaCCAACACTGACACGAGGAGAACACGTGAAACTCTGTAGGCAACAGCTCTACCCTCTGCCCCACCATGCCACCCACTatactgtttttctttttattaaagcGCACccattatggttttgaaacgtgcctagttttgttttaaaggtctcatacaatagatttacatgcatccaaacactttaatgtgctcctaatttaaactgcagcatgcATGaccttttccccccagtgtcacaaacgactcgttaaatgatccgttctaaaggattcattctaaactcctggGTCAAATGTCCcaatctgttgtgattggtctaccgctgtcagcgtgtttcgaaaaggaaacgcccactaccgtaacacCTTTCACCTCCGTCTgtcagccgatgaagaccagaggcgggggtttttgttacaaacctacgtaggttagtacaggaagtaaaatctggaatcactaacgactcgtttcagctgttcagaatcgattcctttttttgggagtcaataactttgattatttgattattatgCGCTTTGATtattgaaactttgcagacttttttacatttgcaaacagctctataacacaccacatgaaaggtaatatctgaaaaagcacaACAGAAGCCCTTTAATATTCCTTGGTGGAATTCAGTAACTGCCCTCGAGTTTGAGTTTTAAGTAAACAGgtaaatgtgttaataatgttgtGATTTCTACCATGACATTTTAATGGATGTGAGCACTTTAAAGGCCTTACTCGCATATGAAGGCTCCTTCAGGAATATCCTGCAGAGCTCTCACACCCCAGCCCATTTTAGCAGTGCGAAAGACTTGCAGTCGTACCCTgatgacacacaaacacaaacatgctgTCGGTAATTCGAGTCTAATGAAAAACTCGTCGTAAAAACACTCGGCACATTCACGTTCGCATGCTGCAGAACAGAAATAGTAGTGCACCTAAAAGGGTCTGGAAGAGCAAACGCATTATTACCGCAGACGGTTCTGCACCACTCTGTTCCGGCACGTTCTCCAGCACGCGCAGGCATGATTGCATTCGAACAGGAAGGGCGGGTCTTCCCTACAGAACTCATGCAGCAGACGGCCTTCCTGCACACAGCACAGACGACGATGATTAGAGAAACTTTCTGGTGATTGTGCAAAACCACTTTCTGTCATCGCACAGAGGAACAGAGCAGCAGGAGACTGACTGATTCTGTCAAAtagtaaacatttaaaataaaaaaaggtatcATCTTACCCTGTCATACCAGCAGCGTATACTGAGCTGGCCACAGATGCAGCTGCTGGACGAGCAGTCGTCTTTACATGTGCAGTGCTTCCACCCAGACACAGCAACAAAGATACAGAAATCGAAATCAACTACCAAGAACGACTGTGTTACTCTACAGAAATATACCTGTGCATGTTTATGTCAGATTCTCTCACCTGTAGGTGTGTGATATTTTCATCAATGTTCACCTGAGTGGTGAAACAGTTCTCGGGGACGTATTTGAAGTTTGGACAGGGCTCTTGGTCCACTCCGTTCACGCAGGTCACCGGGACGTCCTCATAACCCCGAGACAAATCTCTGCGTAATACCACATTAAAGAAACATCTGAAGACCTGAGTACTCTGTTTTAGTCAtgacatattttattatattgtttttgccttgtttttcatcagtgtgtgtgtgtgtgtgtatatatgcatttaacatgcatgtatatgtgtagaTATGGctgtatatacactaccggtTAAATAAAGGGGgctaaataaagaatgagtgtgtctaaacttttgaccggtggtGTACATATATATGGATATAAATATGTTCTAAACTTACTGCtttttctatcattttaatggttttaatgttttctcTCCCCCACAGACATAACTATATCTTGCATGGAATTTtaattgggtttttttgttactgTTTGTCTTTGTTGTCTTGTTTCATCTTTGTtctttgggggggttttttgtgtaATCGAAAACCAATAAAAAGTTAACCATCTGAAAATGATGACACTGCCAGAAGCGCTGCCACTGTAAATGCGAAACATCTCAAATCTGCCAAAATATCATcttagtatattattattattattattattgctgttgtcgTTGTTATGATATTAAACTGCCTACAAGTCTGTCTTACCTTACGTTGACTTTTTTTCTTATATTGTAATTTTGgtggtttattttgttttctcattCTTGAAGAAAAATTCTCGATTTCCTTCTTCCTGTTTTCTTTGTCCCCCCTCTTTGTTTATTGTTGATTTCTgctctttaatattttctttcaaTCACAGACATACCTTTCAGATTGttgagctttttttaaaaaaaaaaaaattataaattataatgcatttgtttaacactgttgttttctttcatcCCACCACCATTTCTGCTCCTTACAAGCGCAAAATTTCCAGCAGATTGCAGAGCTGTAGAATTTAAACCAATCTGACTGAGGGAGATGCTCGAGCTACCTGCAGAGGAGCTGCTCTCCCTGACGGTCTCTGCCTCTGCGGGCGTCAGTGAGCTTCTTGCTGGTGTTAAGGATGCTCCACACCTTAGAGCTGATGCTACAGCAGTCCAAAGGAGTTTCTCCATCCTTGTTCTTCAGGTTCACATCTGCTCCTCGGGACAGAAAGAGCCTGCGTACAGAGCGATTTGTTACAACTACGAAACATGGCACAATCTGcaggtctgaaaaaaaaatctttactaCAATTACTGGAGATGTAGCGTATCAGACTAATCAGTCATAGTAATAAGAAATGTCTGATACAGGACGGTCTTTGGTTAAACAAATACAAGCAAGTGTATTTAACTAGACTGGACCGTATTAGGACAAACCCCACTGCTCCACACTCACATGACACAATCCATCTGGTTCTGTCTGACAGCGACGTGCAGAGGCGTGTCCCCGTGTATGTTCATAGTATGCAGGTCTGATCTGTTCTCCAGCAGCAGTTGAGCGATGTCAGCACAGCCGGCAAACGCTGCCCAGTGCAGGCAGATATTCTCCTCCTAGAAGTAATTATATCACAAATAACTTATAAAGCACAATATAGGAACCTTTAATGGTCTCTTTTACTCTGCAAgagtttataaacatttatagtaAAAAGTAAGACATTTAATCATTATGAGAATGttaaatgtgaattttaaaGGAGCAGATTGGAAATATTTAGAGCCCTTTGTTGGCTGCATGGTGAAACACAATTACATGGAAAACCCTGACAAGTCCTTCCCTTCCACTCGGACCCCATGAACTTTACGGACAAACTGTAAATACCTCCGAAAATCTGGGGTGGACCTGGAGTAAATCTAGGGCAGACTAAATTTTAGGGCCATAACAAtctaaacaggaaaaaaaatgaaacaggcCAGTCTGATTGTATGATCTAATTGCATGTCAGagtatttaagtatttaaggcagagtatttaagtatttaagGCATCTTTGAAATGTACACAATATTGAAAGACTGGAAATCCATTTCCAATTTACAAACTGCATCTTTCAAGCTAAATGTCGCTCTTCAAATCCGGCACCCACCTTGTCTCTCATATGGATATCAGCTCCGCGGGCGATCAACAGCTTCGCCTGCTCTGTGTGCAAGTTTTCAGTTGCCCAGGTGATGGGGGTCCAGCCTCCGTCATCCTGACAACGATCAGTTCCCATATAATAACTCACAATCTGGTATCTAAAGTATCACGTCAGAGCTTCATGAAATCCCTCTCACGAGTGCtcataaatctaaataatacgAGTCACTAAAGTatgaaattatataaataaagtgcaaACCACACTCTCAGTCTACTCCTTGGACACTTATCTGTCTCAGGTCTACATCGGTACACTGTATATGGCAACTTTACTCAGGAAGAAGTGCACAGATCACTGCATACCTTACAGTTAACATCTACAGAGGCAGTGGAGAGGAGATGCTGCAGTATCCCGATGTGGCCTCCTCGAGCCACCATGTGGAGACATGTTGAGCCCCTTATATCCTGGGAGAAGAGAATCAGATAGCAGTAGAGTGTTTAGTACAGCACTACAGCGTACCAATTAGGTAGGGCACTTACAGAGCTGACTTCGGGCAGGAAGAATGAAATCTGGACCATTTAAGCAATAGTTTGAgaaataaattacattccttaatatatgagtgagtgagagtgtttttgtgtgcgtgagagtgtgagtgtatgtgagtgagtgtgagagtgagtgtgagagtaagtgtgtgtgtgtgtgtgtgtgtgtgtgtgtgtgtgtgtgtgtgtgtgtgtgagaacaaaAGCTGTATCTCAGCTGTAATGTCTTTAATGAAGTGCATCATTAAATTCAGACCCTGCACTGTATTCCATTAATGAACATTTCACAGCTTTAATTCTGCAGTGTTCCTGTGCTGCTATATTAATCCCCACAAAAGCACGCAATCACTTCCCTGCTCTTACCTTGTGCGATGCGGATGCCCCGGCCTTCAGAAAGTACTCTACTGTCTCAATGTGGTTGTTCTCACAGGCGTCCATCAGAGGAGTGCGCTGCTGATCGTCACACGTGTCCAGGTTTGCTCCCGCCTCAAagtatcacacacacagggctttCAGACATGCATTCATAACCAACACTCTGCATTCGGAATAAATCACTGAGATGACAGGGTGATGTTAGCGGCCTCGTGGGGCTTTTCCACGATACCTGAACCAGGATGTGGCAGATCTCTTTATGGCCCTCAGCGGCAGCGGCGTGGAGCGGGGTGCGCCTCCTCTCGCTCTCCATCTGCAAGTTGGGGTCGGTTCCTTCCACTGATCGCCACAAAGACGATGCATGATTACATCAGTGCTCCACAAGGGCAACAGGAACACTATGCAGCTGTGCAATTACGTAACGTCTGAATCTCTGCTACGTGATGTGATTATACATACAGCCCCTTACCCAACATGTGCATGACCTGCTGAAGCTCTCCTCGCTTAGCTGAGAAGAAGAGCTGCTTCGGGGGAAGCTTTGAGCTTTTATATCTTACAAAGAGGTCAGGAAAAAAGGCATGTAATTAATCCATCAAATATTTCCGCACTGCTCTTAAGTTAGGAATAGGCGAAGTTTCTTAAAGTCAGCCAAATCAAAAATGT of Ictalurus punctatus breed USDA103 chromosome 22, Coco_2.0, whole genome shotgun sequence contains these proteins:
- the ehmt1a gene encoding histone-lysine N-methyltransferase EHMT1a; amino-acid sequence: MAKPKRPGADKPGDASKRGRKTKPKHKDGGSDSERKRKDTEAGLHLLSGQTASKATSSHTAKVSAPATCLPQETKSSGPAVAQSHAVKSLQSSSRTSWRSEMDKTSSNSSEEGNRRSTLVQSRLAWKTMASSAPTVDALKILNAEKRVSVKDTELKITPSTQLKLPQRPKISAKTQAVTTTTTTTKKKKKKRKMGLYSFVPKKKTKVSAQQNLALPTSHSQKPVSHGVKGLQLPLEEAFKPRTNVDGNEKPSGRAAEAVAAELQDESESGKSPENFREEYTELPLHTLAQESVFTAIHTGLPEDKENMESDETLEPPLCSCRMETPRNQDVVTLAEGKCMAVEGVDGKLNLCRRPIQKQEMMRPSPRIPLLVLCEDHRAGMVKHQSCPGCGVFCRAGTFMECQPDGHISHRFHQSCASTIHGQLFCPHCGEEASQAKEVTIHKATPITPTPAITAAALPGDKGDSASAEKPRTDSSPAATPVEPAVESLETVLEALEDGKYKSSKLPPKQLFFSAKRGELQQVMHMLVEGTDPNLQMESERRRTPLHAAAAEGHKEICHILVQAGANLDTCDDQQRTPLMDACENNHIETVEYFLKAGASASHKDIRGSTCLHMVARGGHIGILQHLLSTASVDVNCKDDGGWTPITWATENLHTEQAKLLIARGADIHMRDKEENICLHWAAFAGCADIAQLLLENRSDLHTMNIHGDTPLHVAVRQNQMDCVMLFLSRGADVNLKNKDGETPLDCCSISSKVWSILNTSKKLTDARRGRDRQGEQLLCRDLSRGYEDVPVTCVNGVDQEPCPNFKYVPENCFTTQVNIDENITHLQHCTCKDDCSSSSCICGQLSIRCWYDREGRLLHEFCREDPPFLFECNHACACWRTCRNRVVQNRLRVRLQVFRTAKMGWGVRALQDIPEGAFICEFAGEIISDGEANIRDNDSYMFNLDNKVGEVYCIDAQFYGNVSRFMNHLCEPNLFPVRVFTKHQDLRFPRIALFSCKPIRAGDELGFDYGDQYWEIKRKYFNCQCSSANCRHSGAGLAHSHVDSSAQTPTDRSSSQVACTRHIRSANTGQAASQT